The proteins below are encoded in one region of Shewanella algae:
- a CDS encoding DUF3450 domain-containing protein, producing MFTKTAVSVLAAWVLQVAATPSDLNEIHRADRQGLKASQQAQQAIEKLDDEQQSLIQESRQLKHEIQLASHYQKQLQQQIGQLQSSLEELGEQRRQLRQTRMQLAPMMDEMLLSLTQLVRADLPFQQQERQQRLDNLQLLLQSAELNQGEKLTRLLDAYQVELSYGYSVESWQGKLGDGRLVNFLRAGRLGYFFLTLDGKAGGRWQRDNWQALAPEQLGNVAAAIRVASGDGIPTLLQLPLIAEAS from the coding sequence ATGTTTACTAAAACAGCAGTATCTGTCTTGGCCGCCTGGGTATTACAGGTGGCGGCCACGCCGAGTGACCTCAACGAGATCCACAGGGCCGATCGTCAGGGATTAAAGGCCAGCCAACAAGCCCAGCAAGCCATAGAAAAACTCGATGATGAGCAGCAATCCCTGATCCAGGAAAGCCGCCAACTCAAGCATGAAATCCAACTGGCCAGCCACTACCAAAAGCAGTTGCAACAGCAGATAGGGCAGCTGCAATCTTCTCTGGAGGAGCTTGGCGAGCAGCGCCGGCAACTGCGCCAGACCCGGATGCAGCTGGCCCCGATGATGGACGAAATGCTGCTGTCGCTCACGCAACTGGTGCGGGCCGATCTGCCATTTCAGCAGCAGGAAAGGCAGCAGCGTCTCGATAACTTGCAGCTCCTGCTGCAAAGCGCCGAATTGAACCAGGGCGAGAAACTGACCCGGCTGTTGGACGCCTACCAGGTGGAGCTCAGCTATGGCTACAGTGTAGAGAGCTGGCAGGGCAAACTCGGCGACGGTCGGCTGGTGAATTTTCTGCGCGCCGGACGCCTGGGGTACTTTTTCCTCACCCTGGATGGCAAGGCCGGTGGCCGCTGGCAGAGAGATAATTGGCAGGCGCTGGCGCCTGAGCAGCTTGGCAATGTCGCCGCAGCCATCCGAGTCGCCTCCGGAGATGGCATACCGACACTGCTGCAACTGCCTCTGATAGCGGAGGCATCATGA
- a CDS encoding Sbal_3080 family lipoprotein: protein MTKRLAILLLTSFLGLSACSIKQQVDPVELHQDAGLCILENPKVREGFLQEVEKVLREKQIRYRLVQELNAADQCDWTATYSANWAWDLALYMVYAEIKVYHQGRLDGQAIYDARMGGANMNKFIDAEPKIRELINQLIQQKQARVSWAQPLTLAP, encoded by the coding sequence ATGACAAAACGACTCGCCATACTACTGCTTACATCTTTTTTGGGGCTCAGTGCTTGCTCCATCAAACAACAGGTCGATCCTGTGGAACTGCATCAAGATGCAGGCCTCTGTATTCTGGAAAACCCAAAGGTCAGGGAAGGTTTCTTGCAGGAAGTGGAGAAGGTGCTGCGTGAAAAACAGATACGCTATCGACTGGTTCAAGAGTTAAACGCCGCCGATCAATGTGATTGGACTGCAACCTACAGTGCGAATTGGGCATGGGACTTGGCGCTTTATATGGTATACGCCGAGATTAAGGTGTACCACCAGGGTAGACTCGATGGTCAGGCTATCTATGATGCTCGGATGGGTGGAGCCAATATGAACAAGTTCATTGATGCCGAACCTAAGATCCGTGAACTGATCAATCAATTGATCCAACAGAAACAGGCGCGTGTTTCCTGGGCACAGCCACTGACTCTGGCTCCCTGA
- a CDS encoding TonB-dependent receptor plug domain-containing protein, with protein sequence MKKHAAVVCGLALVPVAQAQQVDVADQQEIIVREQADNGLTQHETLTREDIKKRPTGDGNLTDLLRSNPAVQFSNSANSSLNQGEIKPADISIHGSNAYQNAFLLDGMSINNDLDPVDGSVVTNARLSSDEQGLYVDSRLIDSVTLYDANIPVEFGGFTGGVVDATTRSWQGETAASVYFRQTDASWNKVHIDDKLQFDSANNDLSQPARFQTDYSKRNYGLSFETGITDDLGFVASVSRRESKIPMMNVPATAVGLDANGELVAFKTGGGLKHQRRTSDNLFSKFTWYASPRTTAHLSLAYSAYEADMFFNGVANSDYRDEHKGYSSTLEIEHGFDASTLELSLNYNRMTDKRAGEQTYWVQLMDWQSNRSYSSGGPGDLDSTQETSTAKLKWKWDPLKWAGMSHTFTLGGEASYTDAEFNRDKTYYRNNYDGSLEMMGWSQLRLDAFLEGRYKSTHSQYALYVEDVINWGDFSFRPGLRLDHDGFVNRNNLAPRLSSSWNLFGNGNTLLTAGANRYYGRSMLTYALYSGQNGGLVHCYFDCKPNSADNDWMPTRDYEGMEELQTPYNDEFTAGVQQIWGNSIWKLNYVHRNGRDEVRSRYKYPGTDDYEQRAIRTFDNSGSTSHDSVIFTLMNRETLQFWGANHQAKFSVAWQETKSNTPKDEGYSYFESGLNVDADKVWYDGKVIAAADLPATDFNAPWKIDLELTHEFDDYGLTWYNLLHWTSSREQASRDQNGYFRDPETGKDLVKYAKVDYASTFRWDTKLQWQPEFAKGASVSVEIYNLLNRKNANDSFVYQDQLYFNYEPGRQFWLQLNYEY encoded by the coding sequence ATGAAGAAACACGCGGCTGTAGTCTGTGGTCTGGCATTAGTGCCGGTAGCTCAGGCGCAACAGGTTGATGTGGCTGATCAACAGGAGATAATCGTCAGAGAGCAGGCCGACAATGGCCTGACCCAACATGAAACCCTGACCCGGGAAGATATCAAAAAACGCCCAACCGGTGACGGTAACCTGACCGACTTGCTCAGGTCCAATCCGGCGGTGCAGTTTTCCAACAGCGCCAACAGCAGTCTGAATCAGGGGGAGATCAAACCCGCCGACATTTCCATTCACGGCAGCAATGCCTATCAAAATGCCTTCCTGCTCGATGGCATGAGCATCAACAACGACCTGGATCCGGTCGATGGCAGCGTGGTCACCAATGCCCGTCTGTCCAGCGACGAGCAGGGTTTGTATGTCGACAGCCGCCTGATAGACAGCGTGACCCTTTATGATGCCAATATTCCGGTGGAATTCGGTGGCTTTACCGGCGGGGTAGTGGATGCCACAACCCGCAGTTGGCAAGGGGAAACTGCCGCCAGCGTCTATTTCCGCCAAACGGATGCCAGTTGGAACAAGGTGCATATAGATGACAAATTGCAGTTTGACTCGGCCAATAATGACCTGTCACAACCGGCCAGATTCCAGACAGATTACAGCAAGCGCAACTATGGCCTGAGCTTTGAAACCGGCATTACCGACGACTTGGGTTTTGTGGCTTCGGTTTCCCGGCGTGAGTCGAAAATCCCCATGATGAATGTACCTGCTACCGCAGTGGGACTGGATGCCAACGGTGAGCTGGTGGCCTTCAAGACAGGCGGCGGCCTCAAGCATCAACGGCGCACCTCAGACAATCTGTTCAGCAAGTTTACCTGGTACGCTTCACCACGCACCACGGCGCATCTGTCGCTGGCCTATTCGGCCTATGAGGCGGACATGTTCTTCAACGGGGTGGCCAATTCAGACTACCGCGATGAACACAAAGGCTACAGTTCTACCCTGGAGATAGAGCACGGCTTTGACGCTTCGACACTGGAGTTGTCGCTCAACTATAACCGCATGACAGACAAGCGTGCCGGCGAGCAGACTTACTGGGTGCAATTGATGGACTGGCAGAGCAATCGCTCCTACTCCTCCGGAGGCCCGGGCGATCTGGACTCTACCCAGGAAACCAGTACCGCCAAGTTGAAGTGGAAATGGGATCCCCTCAAATGGGCCGGTATGAGTCACACCTTTACCCTCGGGGGCGAAGCCAGTTACACCGACGCCGAGTTCAACCGGGACAAGACTTACTACCGCAACAACTACGACGGCAGCCTGGAGATGATGGGCTGGTCACAACTGCGTCTCGATGCCTTCCTTGAAGGCAGATACAAGAGCACTCACAGCCAGTATGCCCTCTATGTTGAAGATGTGATCAACTGGGGCGATTTTAGCTTCAGGCCTGGTCTGCGGCTGGATCACGACGGCTTTGTCAATCGCAATAATCTGGCTCCGAGACTCAGCAGCAGCTGGAACCTGTTTGGCAACGGCAACACCCTGCTGACCGCCGGGGCCAACCGTTACTATGGTCGCTCCATGTTGACTTATGCTCTCTACAGCGGCCAAAACGGTGGCCTGGTGCATTGCTACTTTGACTGTAAACCCAACTCTGCCGACAACGACTGGATGCCGACCCGGGATTATGAGGGGATGGAAGAGCTGCAAACGCCCTATAACGACGAGTTTACCGCCGGCGTTCAACAGATTTGGGGCAACAGCATCTGGAAGCTGAACTATGTGCACCGCAACGGCCGTGATGAAGTGCGCAGCCGTTATAAGTATCCCGGCACTGATGACTATGAGCAGCGCGCCATTCGCACCTTCGACAACAGCGGCAGCACCAGCCATGACAGCGTGATCTTCACCCTGATGAATCGGGAAACCCTTCAATTTTGGGGCGCAAACCACCAGGCCAAGTTCTCGGTCGCCTGGCAGGAAACCAAGAGCAACACCCCAAAAGATGAGGGTTACAGCTATTTCGAATCCGGTCTCAATGTGGATGCCGATAAGGTTTGGTATGACGGCAAGGTCATTGCTGCGGCCGATTTACCGGCCACCGACTTCAATGCGCCCTGGAAGATAGATCTGGAGCTGACCCACGAGTTCGATGACTACGGCCTTACCTGGTATAACCTGCTGCATTGGACCTCCAGCCGTGAGCAGGCCAGTCGCGATCAGAACGGTTATTTCCGCGATCCCGAGACCGGCAAGGATCTGGTTAAGTATGCCAAAGTAGACTACGCCTCGACCTTCCGTTGGGATACCAAGTTGCAATGGCAGCCCGAGTTTGCCAAGGGCGCTTCTGTGTCGGTGGAGATCTACAACCTGCTCAACCGCAAAAATGCCAACGACTCCTTTGTTTACCAGGATCAGCTCTATTTCAACTATGAGCCGGGACGTCAGTTCTGGTTGCAGTTGAACTACGAATACTAA
- a CDS encoding ExbD/TolR family protein produces the protein MQFKHTDDQGTEANVDLTPLIDVVFILLIFFILSASFQKTQSLELERPTAQVQDNQDKRAILISIDKHNVIWLEQQAVKAVELPARLKHTLASSEQSSAIIEVDKHVTSGKLIEVVDKVRIAGVNNVAVATQDPS, from the coding sequence ATGCAATTCAAACATACAGATGATCAGGGCACAGAAGCCAATGTCGATCTCACTCCCTTGATTGACGTGGTATTTATTCTATTGATCTTCTTTATTTTATCGGCGTCATTTCAGAAGACCCAGTCGCTGGAGCTGGAACGCCCCACAGCTCAGGTGCAAGACAATCAGGATAAGCGCGCCATCTTAATCAGCATAGACAAACACAATGTGATCTGGCTGGAGCAGCAAGCCGTCAAAGCGGTTGAACTGCCCGCCAGGCTGAAACACACGCTGGCAAGTTCAGAACAGAGTTCGGCCATTATCGAAGTGGATAAGCATGTCACCAGCGGCAAGCTCATCGAAGTGGTCGACAAAGTACGCATCGCAGGAGTCAATAATGTGGCCGTCGCAACCCAAGACCCCAGCTAG
- a CDS encoding MotA/TolQ/ExbB proton channel family protein produces the protein MSTFYDFVLQAGVIVWLILLLSCLMWYLLLKGFSRIHRLSPRWLDDARHLNPKLARYDLWQKAQLQQAFLSRAALNLSGGIDWIDSLIKILPLLGLLGTVDGMISSFAELGQLDVQKQLSSGISSALLTTLAGLVTSLSGLYLAYQLKQSNQRLLAELRRTFSE, from the coding sequence ATGAGCACTTTCTATGACTTTGTGCTGCAGGCCGGCGTCATTGTTTGGCTGATACTGCTGCTCTCTTGCCTGATGTGGTATCTGCTGCTTAAGGGCTTTAGCCGTATTCACCGGCTGAGCCCCCGCTGGCTGGATGATGCCCGACACTTGAATCCCAAGCTAGCGCGCTATGACCTCTGGCAAAAGGCGCAGCTGCAACAAGCCTTTCTCAGCCGCGCCGCCCTGAATTTAAGCGGCGGAATCGACTGGATAGATTCACTGATAAAGATACTGCCGCTGCTGGGGCTCTTGGGCACTGTCGATGGGATGATCAGCAGTTTTGCCGAGCTTGGGCAACTCGATGTCCAAAAACAGCTGTCATCCGGGATCAGCTCGGCACTGCTGACCACATTGGCCGGTTTGGTGACCTCTCTTTCCGGACTCTATCTGGCCTATCAGCTCAAGCAGAGCAATCAGCGGTTGCTGGCGGAGCTGCGCCGGACATTTTCGGAGTAA
- the ric gene encoding iron-sulfur cluster repair di-iron protein: MSAQISLERRVGELVAEDFRNAHVFSRFGIDFCCGGGRSLASACERAGAEPTQVLHALSQLAAEGTPDDALAKLPLGELIDHIEATHHKYIRDTAPLLLEYAQKMVRAHGEHYEEIKPLAGWIRALMDDLLPHLQKEEQILFPAIRALSQGQEFNACFGHIGNPIRAMEYEHDEAGQILAKLQQLTNHYQAPEHACTTWRVCYATLAEFEADLHRHIHLENNLLFPKALALVD; encoded by the coding sequence ATGTCAGCGCAAATCTCCCTCGAACGCAGAGTCGGCGAACTGGTCGCCGAAGACTTCCGTAACGCCCATGTTTTCAGCCGTTTTGGTATCGACTTTTGCTGTGGCGGTGGCCGTTCACTGGCATCGGCCTGCGAGCGAGCCGGCGCCGAGCCCACCCAGGTGTTGCACGCCCTGAGCCAACTGGCCGCAGAGGGCACGCCGGACGATGCCTTGGCCAAATTGCCACTTGGTGAGCTTATCGACCATATCGAAGCGACCCACCACAAGTACATACGCGATACCGCACCGCTGCTGCTGGAATATGCCCAGAAGATGGTGCGAGCCCACGGTGAGCATTATGAAGAGATCAAACCCTTGGCCGGTTGGATCCGCGCCCTGATGGATGACCTCTTGCCCCACCTGCAAAAAGAGGAACAGATACTGTTTCCGGCCATTCGTGCCCTGAGTCAAGGGCAAGAGTTCAACGCCTGTTTCGGCCATATAGGCAATCCTATCCGGGCAATGGAATATGAGCATGATGAGGCGGGGCAAATTCTGGCCAAGCTGCAGCAGTTGACCAATCACTACCAGGCCCCTGAGCATGCCTGCACTACCTGGCGGGTCTGTTATGCCACCCTGGCCGAGTTTGAAGCCGATCTGCACCGCCACATCCACCTGGAAAATAACCTCTTGTTTCCCAAAGCCCTGGCACTGGTGGACTGA
- the xerC gene encoding tyrosine recombinase XerC, translated as MAVKQDSPWLGRFERHLSAERQLSPYTARNYLRELQRVAGLLPQDIDWDQVTDPQLSAVLAKLHRQGLSPRSLSLCLSAVKQFYEFLLLEELVKSNPARQLSAPKQNKPLPKNLDADSISHLLDIEVTDPLSARDKAMMELCYSSGLRLAELASLDVPQLDFAQQQIKVMGKGGKERLLPVGSVAIAALQQWLDYRRDIPCEDQALFVTAKGKRLAHRSIQARMARWGREQVLSARVHPHKLRHSFATHMLESSGDLRAVQELLGHANLATTQIYTSLDFQHLAKVYDGAHPRAKKDK; from the coding sequence ATGGCCGTTAAACAGGATTCTCCCTGGCTTGGCCGCTTCGAGCGCCATCTCAGTGCCGAGCGGCAGCTGTCTCCTTACACAGCCCGCAACTATCTGCGCGAACTGCAACGGGTTGCCGGGCTGCTGCCGCAGGATATTGACTGGGACCAGGTAACTGATCCCCAGTTGAGTGCTGTGTTGGCCAAGTTACATCGTCAGGGGCTCAGCCCCCGCTCTTTGTCTCTGTGCCTGTCGGCGGTCAAGCAGTTCTACGAATTTCTGCTGCTTGAAGAGTTGGTCAAGAGTAATCCCGCCCGACAACTGAGCGCCCCGAAACAGAATAAGCCGCTGCCCAAGAATCTCGACGCCGACAGCATCAGTCATCTGCTGGATATTGAGGTGACAGATCCCCTCAGTGCCCGTGACAAGGCGATGATGGAGCTGTGTTACTCCTCCGGGCTGCGTCTGGCCGAGTTGGCCTCGTTGGATGTGCCGCAACTGGATTTCGCCCAGCAGCAAATCAAGGTGATGGGTAAAGGTGGCAAGGAACGGCTGCTGCCTGTGGGCTCGGTCGCCATTGCCGCATTGCAACAATGGCTGGATTACCGCCGGGATATTCCCTGTGAAGATCAGGCGCTGTTCGTGACCGCCAAGGGCAAGCGCTTGGCGCATCGCAGTATTCAGGCGCGCATGGCGCGCTGGGGGCGGGAGCAGGTATTATCCGCCAGGGTGCATCCCCACAAGCTCAGGCATTCCTTCGCGACCCATATGCTGGAATCCAGCGGCGACTTGCGGGCAGTGCAGGAGCTGCTGGGACACGCCAATCTGGCGACCACCCAAATATATACCAGTCTGGACTTTCAGCATCTGGCCAAGGTGTATGACGGCGCTCACCCCAGAGCTAAAAAGGACAAGTGA
- a CDS encoding HupE/UreJ family protein — MPSRIIMLLLLLLSLPVSAHELHVDGGFWDGFNHPVLGFDHLLAMLSVGILSTQLGRSAIWSVPLAFLFFMTLGAVAGMSLMPIPFVESGIALSVLLLGLAIALNREMPISFAMAFVGVFALFHGHAHGVEMPELARPSIYAMGFLLGTAAIHVAGVIIGSLINPDGKRKRVVQLMGSAIALVGSYLTLELWLA, encoded by the coding sequence ATGCCATCCCGAATAATCATGCTGTTGTTGTTGCTGTTGAGCCTGCCGGTCTCAGCACACGAGCTGCATGTGGATGGTGGTTTCTGGGATGGTTTCAATCACCCTGTATTGGGGTTCGATCATCTATTGGCCATGCTCAGTGTTGGTATTCTCAGTACCCAGTTGGGGCGCAGTGCCATCTGGTCTGTACCTTTGGCATTTCTGTTTTTCATGACCCTGGGCGCGGTTGCCGGTATGTCACTCATGCCGATCCCTTTTGTTGAATCGGGTATTGCCCTGTCGGTATTGCTGCTGGGGCTTGCCATTGCGCTCAACCGTGAGATGCCCATCTCTTTTGCCATGGCCTTTGTCGGCGTCTTTGCCTTGTTTCACGGTCATGCTCACGGCGTTGAAATGCCTGAGTTGGCCAGGCCAAGCATTTATGCCATGGGCTTTTTGTTGGGAACGGCGGCCATTCATGTTGCCGGGGTGATCATCGGCAGTTTGATAAACCCGGATGGCAAGCGCAAACGTGTGGTGCAACTCATGGGCTCGGCTATCGCCCTGGTGGGAAGCTATTTGACTCTGGAACTCTGGCTGGCTTGA
- a CDS encoding HAD-IA family hydrolase gives MQVFLRPGAIEAISFDLDDTLYDNRPIIAAAEGALLEWLAKEYPLSGNWQAADWRALKRQLLLQQAELTHDTSAARLALLQTGLEMLGYDKHKAKLGAKAGLALFLERRSDFKVSKEVLALLSQLAERFRLVGITNGNVDADKIGLGEMFEFVLHPGNGIRRKPWRDMFQLAAERLALPSEALLHVGDHPLTDVEGARKAGCQAAWLNPAFAGDNCRAANTLLPHIRLHSLSELALLL, from the coding sequence ATGCAGGTGTTTCTTCGCCCCGGCGCTATCGAAGCCATCAGTTTTGATCTTGACGATACCCTCTATGATAACCGGCCAATTATCGCCGCCGCCGAAGGCGCATTGCTCGAGTGGCTGGCCAAAGAATACCCACTGAGCGGCAATTGGCAGGCCGCAGACTGGCGGGCATTGAAGCGCCAGCTCTTGTTGCAGCAAGCCGAGCTGACCCATGACACCAGTGCCGCGCGATTGGCGCTATTGCAAACCGGGCTGGAGATGCTGGGATATGATAAGCACAAGGCAAAGCTTGGCGCGAAAGCGGGTCTGGCCTTGTTCCTTGAGCGGCGCAGTGACTTTAAGGTGTCAAAGGAAGTGCTCGCCTTACTTTCGCAATTGGCTGAGCGTTTTCGCCTGGTCGGGATCACCAATGGCAATGTGGATGCCGACAAAATTGGCCTGGGAGAGATGTTTGAGTTTGTGCTGCATCCGGGCAATGGTATCAGACGTAAACCCTGGCGGGATATGTTCCAGTTGGCCGCTGAGCGCCTGGCTTTACCCTCTGAGGCGCTGCTGCATGTCGGCGACCACCCGCTGACAGATGTCGAAGGTGCCCGTAAGGCCGGCTGTCAGGCTGCCTGGCTCAATCCGGCGTTTGCCGGTGATAACTGCAGAGCAGCCAACACCCTGCTGCCTCACATTCGGCTCCATTCTCTGAGTGAATTGGCACTTCTATTGTGA
- a CDS encoding energy transducer TonB, producing the protein MWPSQPKTPASQTGLIFTSAILINLALASLIYALTLSQSTAPVKRVTLGGVYFPERQDSKPQEPLPEVRLSSAPLTSSPPPPPMTLDLSALDANTGIPVPDPLWPTPDDIQQIQPPTLNFSQNGSAPGSTMQASIAMAQVVFQMPPEYPLQAKQRGIEGQVTLDLAINPEGRVEDIKLVDETPSGVFYRSASRAVLRWRFAAPKQTQWQRIVIRYELEK; encoded by the coding sequence ATGTGGCCGTCGCAACCCAAGACCCCAGCTAGCCAAACAGGACTGATTTTCACCAGTGCCATACTGATCAATCTGGCGTTGGCCAGCCTGATCTATGCCCTGACTCTGAGCCAAAGCACAGCACCAGTTAAACGGGTCACATTGGGCGGAGTCTACTTTCCCGAGCGGCAGGATAGCAAACCGCAAGAGCCCTTGCCTGAGGTGCGCCTCAGCTCGGCGCCGCTGACTTCCTCGCCACCACCTCCGCCCATGACACTGGATCTCAGCGCGCTGGATGCCAACACAGGTATTCCTGTGCCGGATCCCCTGTGGCCGACGCCGGATGATATTCAGCAAATCCAGCCACCTACGCTGAATTTCAGCCAAAACGGCAGCGCTCCCGGCAGTACCATGCAGGCCAGTATCGCCATGGCGCAGGTGGTATTTCAAATGCCGCCCGAATACCCGCTGCAGGCCAAACAGCGGGGCATTGAAGGACAGGTGACCTTGGATTTGGCGATCAACCCGGAGGGCAGAGTGGAAGATATCAAGTTGGTGGATGAAACCCCCAGCGGCGTGTTTTACCGCTCGGCTTCCAGAGCCGTGCTCAGGTGGCGCTTCGCGGCGCCCAAGCAGACCCAATGGCAACGGATAGTGATCAGATATGAACTTGAAAAATAG
- a CDS encoding MotA/TolQ/ExbB proton channel family protein, producing the protein MSFLSSLTRQSMMRPALLWSLSMLSLSLSLPCQAESLQQVLEQVRSGSRQEQAAAERQENLSRQSLEQVRSNHKKLQQQLTRTQANNLELEDQLLALQQSLKDKQAQLNAEKASLDGVFRAIQEHEQLLLTTVAPHNLWRHDSSGLAEIPTDQLGLQRLQALWTALTEQSVLAAKPIVQSSEGLNADGTPVLLNVTEYGPFNALSDKGWVRYLPAQQSWQLLAEQPKLSPTQGSVWLDPSFGKLLQQAANGNGWFDKLKPAGIVGVFIGLIALIALGIALNRLWILRREKRRLTQQQASQQVQSDNALGRVMLAATDCPEEQLEARLNAAVLSEVPRLTRGTGTLAVLAGIPPLLGLLGTVGGMIETFDVITRFGSNNTELLSGGIAEALLTTQLGLMTAIPLLLLHCAVKSQSRQLTQMLEQEAAALVVLQRFGDTGNPGQ; encoded by the coding sequence ATGAGCTTTTTGTCTTCCCTCACTCGCCAGAGCATGATGCGTCCCGCATTACTGTGGTCGCTATCGATGTTGTCGCTCTCATTGTCCCTCCCCTGCCAGGCCGAGAGTCTGCAACAGGTGTTGGAACAGGTTCGCAGTGGCAGTCGCCAGGAACAAGCGGCCGCCGAGCGGCAAGAGAACCTGAGTCGTCAGAGCCTGGAGCAGGTACGCAGCAACCATAAGAAACTGCAGCAGCAACTCACCCGTACTCAGGCAAATAACCTGGAACTTGAAGACCAACTGCTGGCGCTGCAGCAAAGCCTCAAGGACAAACAGGCGCAGCTCAACGCCGAGAAAGCCAGTCTCGACGGGGTGTTTCGCGCCATCCAGGAACATGAGCAGTTGCTGCTCACCACAGTGGCACCCCACAACCTCTGGCGCCACGACAGCAGCGGCCTTGCCGAGATACCCACTGACCAACTTGGCCTGCAGCGACTGCAGGCGCTTTGGACCGCATTGACAGAACAAAGCGTATTGGCAGCCAAACCCATAGTGCAAAGCAGCGAAGGCCTCAATGCCGATGGCACCCCAGTGCTATTGAATGTCACCGAATATGGGCCTTTCAATGCCCTCAGCGACAAAGGCTGGGTACGCTACTTGCCGGCGCAGCAAAGCTGGCAACTGCTGGCAGAGCAGCCAAAGCTATCGCCCACCCAGGGGAGTGTCTGGCTCGACCCCTCATTTGGCAAGTTGCTGCAACAGGCGGCAAACGGTAACGGCTGGTTCGACAAGCTCAAACCGGCAGGAATAGTCGGCGTCTTTATCGGCCTGATAGCCCTGATAGCCTTAGGCATAGCCCTGAACCGCCTGTGGATACTGCGCCGCGAAAAACGGCGGCTGACCCAACAGCAGGCCAGTCAGCAAGTGCAGAGTGACAATGCCCTCGGCCGGGTGATGTTGGCGGCAACCGATTGCCCCGAGGAGCAACTCGAAGCGCGGCTCAACGCCGCCGTACTCAGCGAAGTCCCCCGCCTGACCCGTGGTACTGGCACCCTGGCGGTATTGGCGGGGATCCCGCCGCTGCTGGGGCTTCTGGGCACGGTTGGCGGCATGATTGAAACTTTCGATGTGATCACCCGTTTCGGCAGCAACAACACAGAGCTGCTCTCGGGTGGCATTGCCGAGGCACTGCTGACCACCCAGCTGGGACTGATGACAGCCATTCCGCTGCTGTTGCTGCACTGCGCAGTCAAGAGCCAGAGTCGGCAACTGACCCAGATGCTTGAGCAGGAAGCGGCCGCCCTGGTGGTATTGCAGCGCTTTGGTGACACAGGTAACCCCGGGCAATGA
- a CDS encoding helix-turn-helix domain-containing protein: MPATGFILDDIENLRESAAVEFKLAAGRHGKGALPLALWESYSAFANTNGGEIILGVREEKGEFFIEGIAEPRPLIDEAWKILNNSQKISANILGPADIQLIELAGKQLIRFRVPQADYSQQPVYLGTEAIGGTYIRVGDADMRASPAQVKRMLRRKQRHSIQASQSSRVK, translated from the coding sequence ATGCCGGCTACAGGTTTCATTCTGGACGATATTGAAAATCTGCGTGAGTCCGCCGCGGTGGAGTTCAAGCTCGCCGCCGGACGCCATGGCAAGGGTGCGCTACCGCTGGCGCTGTGGGAAAGCTACAGCGCCTTTGCCAATACCAATGGCGGCGAGATCATTCTTGGTGTCAGGGAGGAAAAGGGCGAGTTTTTTATCGAAGGAATAGCCGAACCCAGGCCCCTTATCGATGAAGCCTGGAAGATACTCAACAATTCACAAAAGATCAGCGCCAATATTCTTGGCCCGGCCGACATTCAGCTGATAGAACTGGCCGGTAAGCAGTTGATCCGCTTTCGGGTTCCCCAAGCCGACTACAGTCAGCAGCCCGTCTATCTGGGGACAGAAGCGATTGGCGGCACCTATATCAGGGTCGGAGATGCCGATATGCGCGCCAGTCCGGCGCAGGTGAAACGCATGCTAAGACGCAAACAGAGACACAGTATTCAAGCCAGCCAGAGTTCCAGAGTCAAATAG